In Streptomyces longhuiensis, the following proteins share a genomic window:
- a CDS encoding GNAT family N-acetyltransferase produces the protein MSTAGTATIEIVRAGEAHLQSIVELAADRRLDVTDPQRAGRDGFLVSNYTLADYRARLTTAEHFWVAVKGTEVLGYLMAYSDEQIEPDEWLNHRIKSTLGAFLVIKQICVSRRAARSGVASRLYHHVLEQWSTSPVIAAVVSEPYNEASTLFHRKLGFEELTRLTPPDGKQRMVWVWRKPREAMLQAQYAVAIDLYKHEDTTNWHKLNNFFYITAGLAAALGFTLGNEGEPTRSMEEISQSLAMVICVIGLGSALAFSQMLRYGRRYLGARKRAAMELEEYMAWHGGQRIVGRETQADGNAWLKQSPTGLIMMLLPVLVALCWAAMIGILIVN, from the coding sequence ATGTCCACGGCGGGAACCGCCACCATCGAGATCGTCCGGGCCGGCGAGGCCCACCTCCAGAGCATCGTCGAACTCGCCGCGGACCGGCGGCTCGACGTCACCGATCCGCAGCGGGCCGGACGCGACGGATTCCTGGTGTCGAACTACACCCTGGCCGACTACCGGGCGCGGCTCACCACGGCCGAGCACTTCTGGGTGGCCGTCAAGGGCACCGAGGTGCTCGGCTACCTGATGGCGTACAGCGATGAGCAGATCGAGCCCGACGAATGGCTGAACCACCGAATCAAGTCGACGCTCGGCGCGTTCCTCGTCATCAAACAGATCTGCGTCTCGCGCCGGGCCGCCCGCAGCGGGGTGGCGTCCCGGCTGTACCACCATGTGCTGGAGCAGTGGTCGACCAGTCCGGTGATCGCGGCCGTCGTCAGCGAGCCGTACAACGAGGCGTCCACCCTTTTTCACCGCAAGCTCGGCTTCGAGGAGCTGACCCGGCTCACGCCGCCCGACGGCAAGCAGCGGATGGTCTGGGTGTGGCGCAAGCCGCGCGAGGCGATGCTGCAGGCCCAGTACGCGGTGGCCATCGACCTCTACAAGCACGAGGACACCACCAACTGGCACAAGCTGAACAACTTCTTCTACATCACCGCGGGCCTGGCGGCGGCGCTCGGCTTCACCCTCGGCAACGAGGGCGAGCCGACCCGGTCCATGGAGGAGATCTCGCAGAGCCTCGCGATGGTCATCTGCGTCATCGGGCTCGGCTCCGCGCTCGCTTTCTCGCAGATGCTGCGTTACGGCCGCCGCTACCTCGGCGCCCGTAAGCGCGCCGCGATGGAGCTGGAGGAGTACATGGCCTGGCACGGCGGGCAGCGGATAGTGGGCCGCGAGACCCAGGCCGACGGCAATGCCTGGCTGAAGCAGTCGCCGACCGGACTCATCATGATGCTGCTTCCGGTCCTTGTCGCCCTGTGCTGGGCGGCGATGATCGGCATACTGATCGTGAACTAA
- a CDS encoding SLC13 family permease, which translates to MSPELISVGALLVMFVVGTVLPINIGILAFVACFAVGTTALNMTEDQIFEGFPVELFLTIVGVTYLFAVARRNGTVDLLVAAGVRLVRGRTALIPWVLFLLAGVLTSLGTFTPAAVAILVPLGMNFAFRYNINPLMTGMMVISGAHAGAFSPMAVSGALVLGMVDDTDLSVAPATLFFASFAVNLLLSLLTFAALRRRTMAADSSAQPEQEATDGDAGTERATWHQWATLAALAALVVCALGFQMQIGVLALAAGALLALLDMKRQEKAVDGISWHTLLLVGGMMTYIAMLEHAGIIEKISEHAAGFGTPLVVALLLCFTVAVTSAFASSTAILTAIIPIAVPLLLSSHLSSTGLIAALAVSTTIVDVSPFSTNGALVLSNARGVERRGFYRQVLGYTCGIVAAGPVVAWGALVLPWS; encoded by the coding sequence ATGTCTCCTGAGCTGATCTCCGTCGGCGCGCTGCTCGTCATGTTCGTTGTCGGCACGGTCCTGCCGATCAACATCGGCATCCTGGCCTTCGTTGCGTGCTTCGCGGTCGGTACGACCGCGCTGAACATGACCGAGGACCAGATATTCGAGGGCTTCCCCGTGGAGCTCTTCCTCACCATCGTCGGCGTCACCTATCTGTTCGCCGTGGCCCGCCGCAACGGTACGGTCGATCTGCTGGTCGCCGCCGGAGTCCGCCTGGTGAGGGGGCGGACCGCCCTGATCCCCTGGGTGCTCTTCCTCCTGGCCGGGGTGCTGACCTCGCTGGGCACCTTCACCCCCGCTGCCGTGGCGATCCTGGTGCCCCTCGGGATGAACTTCGCCTTCCGCTACAACATCAACCCGCTCATGACCGGGATGATGGTGATCAGCGGCGCTCATGCCGGGGCGTTCTCTCCCATGGCCGTCTCGGGTGCGCTGGTGCTCGGCATGGTCGACGACACCGATCTGTCCGTCGCGCCGGCGACCCTCTTCTTCGCCAGCTTCGCCGTCAATCTCCTGCTGTCCCTGCTCACCTTCGCCGCCCTGCGGCGCCGCACGATGGCGGCGGACTCCTCCGCGCAGCCCGAACAGGAGGCAACGGACGGTGACGCCGGCACGGAGCGAGCCACCTGGCACCAGTGGGCCACGCTGGCCGCCCTCGCCGCACTGGTGGTGTGTGCCCTCGGATTCCAGATGCAGATCGGCGTTCTCGCCCTGGCCGCCGGTGCGCTGCTGGCCCTCCTGGACATGAAGCGCCAGGAGAAGGCGGTGGACGGCATCAGCTGGCACACCCTTCTGCTGGTCGGCGGCATGATGACCTACATCGCGATGCTGGAGCACGCCGGGATCATCGAGAAGATCTCCGAGCACGCGGCCGGTTTCGGCACCCCGCTCGTCGTGGCTCTCCTCCTCTGTTTCACGGTCGCCGTCACCTCCGCTTTCGCCTCCTCGACCGCGATCCTCACTGCGATCATCCCGATCGCCGTTCCGCTGTTGCTGTCCAGCCACCTCAGCTCGACCGGTCTGATAGCCGCTCTGGCCGTCTCCACCACGATCGTCGACGTCTCACCGTTCTCCACCAACGGGGCGCTGGTCCTGAGCAACGCGCGAGGCGTGGAGCGCCGCGGCTTCTACCGCCAGGTCCTCGGCTACACCTGCGGCATCGTCGCCGCGGGCCCCGTGGTGGCCTGGGGCGCTCTCGTCCTGCCCTGGTCCTGA
- a CDS encoding PrpF domain-containing protein, which produces MHVPATLVRGGTSKCWLFPQVHMPTDRDRIERILVDAYGAADPVQLDGIGGATPTTSKAAVVGASAREGVDIDYLFAQVGIGTGTVEWGSNCGNCATAIALYAVAEGLVPLKGDRTPVVMRNINTGVVLEAEVDTPGGRVQEFGDRTVPGTLAGGVPVGLAFRDPAGATTGHLLPTGLPAQELPIGELAGGVRIPKSGAPLIVSMLDAGAPVVLVDAVRAGRTGAETLDQMRAEASWLRATRHAAAVRMGLVQPEAEPGDAVPKTGLIGPPVAYTTTLGEHVAAHEYDVSVRMLSMNSPHPAIGLTSAVAVAAANLVEGTVVANASTAPGGRVLRIGTPAGVLAVESSGAGPERVTVARAARILCQARILVRDLALPAAA; this is translated from the coding sequence ATGCACGTTCCCGCAACCCTGGTACGAGGTGGGACCAGCAAATGCTGGCTCTTCCCCCAGGTGCACATGCCTACCGACCGCGACCGGATCGAGCGCATTCTGGTCGACGCGTACGGCGCGGCAGACCCCGTTCAGCTCGACGGGATCGGCGGCGCCACCCCCACCACGTCCAAGGCGGCCGTGGTGGGGGCCAGTGCCCGCGAGGGCGTCGACATCGACTACCTCTTCGCCCAGGTCGGCATCGGCACCGGCACGGTCGAGTGGGGCAGCAACTGCGGCAACTGCGCGACGGCCATCGCCCTTTATGCCGTGGCCGAGGGCTTGGTGCCGCTCAAGGGCGACCGCACTCCGGTGGTCATGCGCAACATCAACACGGGCGTCGTGCTGGAGGCAGAGGTGGACACGCCGGGTGGCCGGGTCCAGGAGTTCGGTGACCGCACGGTTCCGGGCACGCTGGCCGGCGGCGTACCGGTGGGACTCGCCTTCCGCGACCCGGCGGGGGCGACGACGGGCCACTTGCTGCCCACTGGCCTGCCTGCCCAGGAACTACCGATCGGTGAACTTGCGGGCGGTGTCAGGATCCCGAAATCCGGGGCACCGCTCATCGTGAGCATGCTGGACGCCGGTGCGCCGGTCGTCCTGGTGGACGCTGTGCGAGCCGGCCGGACCGGGGCCGAGACGCTGGACCAGATGCGTGCCGAGGCGTCCTGGCTGCGCGCGACGCGGCACGCCGCCGCTGTCCGCATGGGGTTGGTACAGCCCGAAGCCGAGCCGGGCGACGCCGTTCCCAAGACGGGCCTCATCGGCCCTCCCGTCGCCTACACGACGACCCTGGGCGAGCATGTGGCCGCGCACGAGTACGACGTGTCGGTACGAATGCTGTCCATGAACTCCCCCCACCCGGCCATCGGCCTCACCTCCGCGGTCGCCGTGGCCGCGGCCAACCTTGTCGAGGGCACCGTGGTGGCCAACGCCTCCACCGCACCCGGCGGCCGCGTCCTGCGCATTGGCACCCCGGCGGGTGTCCTGGCCGTCGAGTCCTCGGGAGCCGGGCCCGAGCGGGTCACCGTCGCCCGGGCCGCACGCATCCTGTGCCAGGCCCGCATCCTCGTACGTGACCTGGCCCTCCCGGCAGCCGCCTGA
- a CDS encoding LysR family transcriptional regulator encodes MLNVRRLLLLAEVAERGSLTAAAEALSMTTSAASQQMSLLEREAGQPLIERLPRGARTTAAGAALAERGRAIRRELQAAEADLEAFGHLDRGVVTLGSFPTASASLLPLALTRFRRAHPQVRTVVRAGVLAQLREMLHTGEVELSLLWDYDWNRVDDDQLILTPLLEDPTVLVVPTSSPLVSSDHVRLSDLADQEWIIRAENHPVADVLRRSCRQAGFEPRIAYASHDYQEAQAMVAAGLGLALAPRLALTNRRSDVRLLSLSSEQSASDIAPVRRILLARTVQRASTPAAQAMARVLHTVARGFTDPGLDRSQLGAVRTR; translated from the coding sequence ATGCTCAATGTTCGCCGACTGCTGCTGCTCGCCGAGGTCGCCGAGCGCGGCTCGCTGACTGCCGCCGCCGAGGCGCTGTCCATGACGACCTCGGCAGCCTCCCAACAGATGTCCCTGCTCGAGCGCGAGGCCGGACAGCCGCTGATCGAGCGGCTGCCCCGGGGCGCGCGCACCACCGCCGCGGGCGCCGCGCTGGCCGAACGAGGCCGCGCCATCCGCCGTGAACTCCAGGCTGCGGAAGCCGACCTGGAGGCCTTTGGGCACCTGGACCGCGGGGTGGTGACCCTCGGCTCCTTCCCGACGGCCAGTGCCTCGCTGCTTCCGCTGGCCCTGACCCGCTTCCGCCGGGCACACCCGCAGGTGCGCACGGTCGTACGCGCCGGAGTCCTCGCCCAGCTACGGGAGATGCTGCACACGGGCGAGGTGGAGCTTTCGCTGCTGTGGGACTACGACTGGAACCGTGTCGACGACGACCAGTTGATCCTCACGCCGCTCCTCGAGGACCCGACGGTGCTGGTCGTGCCCACCAGTTCCCCGCTGGTCAGCTCCGATCACGTAAGGCTGTCCGACCTGGCGGACCAGGAGTGGATCATCCGCGCGGAGAACCATCCCGTCGCGGACGTGTTGCGCCGGTCCTGTCGCCAGGCGGGCTTCGAACCGCGTATCGCCTACGCCTCGCATGATTACCAGGAGGCCCAGGCCATGGTCGCCGCCGGCCTCGGTCTGGCCCTCGCCCCTCGGCTGGCTCTGACCAACCGGAGAAGCGATGTACGCCTTCTCTCCCTGTCCAGCGAGCAGTCGGCCAGCGATATCGCCCCGGTCCGCCGCATCCTTCTGGCCAGGACTGTCCAGCGCGCCAGCACGCCCGCGGCCCAGGCGATGGCCCGTGTGCTGCACACCGTCGCGCGGGGCTTCACAGACCCGGGCCTCGACCGCTCTCAACTGGGTGCGGTGCGAACACGGTGA
- a CDS encoding WD40 repeat domain-containing protein, producing the protein MDRRPIKLVVDVLLMLVGTLLGIATNYATGQSDEVPLALRLLREWSVPLIGVALVLLVGGQITLHLLDRPAPVRRAWNKAQPPYPGLEAFTQDDAAVFFGRDREITELVGRLHPAVPGRAQRFVTVVGPSGSGKSSLVRAGLLPALARRRGRWAVAVPFSPGEDPVGTLQRRLAQLPDKRPALLVIDQLEELLTLSGREERDAFFTAVRDALRRDSRLWLVATLRSDFLTDFLESGSAELVRNPAVVGALARDALHEVIEKPAEQAGLTFAPGVVARMVDECGGGDALPLLAYTLQELYLRAAGSGGTVTEEAYRALGGVAGALSERADQITGELADAPVIPTLLRFVTIDRNEATRRRVRRADLTRREQEVADAFVAGRLLTGDGGVLDVAHEALFRQWAPLRQAVVARTEDLRRRTELERWAQDWDHAERQNAYLLTGERLSFARRWLAQSSRTVGAPPLVEEFVDWSLRADRTTMERAADTAAVRALESVDTEPEIAVLAALAAVECAATPGAVQALHTALGASRLRAVLRGFERGASGVAWSPDGLRLAVSSDDGTVRVWRTDRDDRPVVLAGDGAWVQGVAWSPDGRRLAAGCRDTTIRVWSCDTWAELAVLRHREATGGREEGVGGVAWSPDGSRLASVGSDCAVRIWDTDTYAESAVLCGHQRMVWSVTWSPDGKHVASGGEDGTIRVWAAATAAVATVLTDHHHNIESIRWSPDSRRLASASGDRTIRIWDTGSWQVQRTLQSPEVINSLAWSPDGMRLAGGDADRTAWIWSLDGTEGEVRLTGHADTIYGIAWSPDGKRLATASRDRTAAVWHVTETTTVFSGREGAVLRVAWSPDGTSIASVYQDGSLSIRDFASGRTTGGWHGGEVCDAAWSPDGTRLVIALRDGAAVVRREDGSNDDIHLAGHTEALSHVSWSPDGTRIATASRDGSARVWDAATGATVHILRGHEDWIGGTAWSPESRYLATSSTDRTAIVWDTTDGTAVTTLRGHLDYVWKVHWSPDGRRLVTGSRDRTIRLWDPFEGTELAVMAGHEERVQDVAWSPDGTCIASVSQDRTVRLWDPDSATQTAVLGIHADRVSGLAWHPDGSRLATASRDRTVRVWTMADHDIDGLLRRARQRVFRELSTEERRSFLLPDRD; encoded by the coding sequence ATGGATCGACGCCCCATCAAGCTCGTGGTCGATGTCCTGCTCATGCTGGTCGGGACACTATTGGGTATCGCGACGAACTACGCGACCGGCCAGTCGGACGAGGTGCCGCTGGCGCTGCGGCTGCTGCGGGAGTGGTCGGTGCCGCTGATCGGCGTCGCGCTGGTACTGCTGGTCGGGGGTCAGATCACGCTGCACCTCCTCGATCGGCCGGCGCCGGTGCGCCGGGCGTGGAACAAGGCCCAGCCGCCGTACCCGGGGCTTGAAGCCTTTACGCAAGACGACGCGGCCGTCTTCTTCGGGCGGGACCGGGAGATCACCGAGCTGGTCGGGCGGCTGCACCCTGCGGTGCCAGGGCGGGCACAGCGGTTTGTGACCGTGGTCGGGCCGTCGGGGAGCGGAAAGTCGTCGTTGGTGCGGGCCGGGCTGCTGCCGGCGCTGGCCCGGCGGCGGGGGCGCTGGGCGGTCGCGGTACCGTTCTCGCCCGGTGAGGACCCCGTCGGCACCTTGCAACGGCGGCTGGCCCAACTGCCCGACAAACGGCCGGCGTTGCTGGTGATCGACCAGCTGGAGGAGCTACTCACCCTGTCTGGTCGCGAGGAGCGGGACGCGTTCTTCACCGCCGTACGCGACGCGTTGCGGCGTGACTCGCGACTGTGGCTGGTGGCCACCCTGCGCTCGGACTTCCTCACCGACTTCCTGGAGTCCGGTTCCGCCGAGCTGGTGCGTAACCCGGCCGTCGTCGGCGCACTCGCCCGGGACGCGCTGCACGAGGTCATCGAAAAACCCGCCGAGCAGGCCGGACTGACCTTCGCACCTGGCGTCGTGGCCCGCATGGTCGATGAATGCGGAGGAGGCGACGCGCTGCCGCTGCTCGCCTACACCCTCCAAGAGCTGTACCTGCGCGCCGCAGGGTCCGGCGGGACGGTGACCGAGGAGGCGTACCGCGCCCTCGGCGGCGTCGCCGGGGCCCTTTCCGAGCGGGCCGACCAGATCACCGGCGAGCTGGCGGACGCACCCGTGATCCCCACCCTGCTGCGGTTCGTCACCATCGACCGCAACGAAGCCACCCGCCGCCGGGTCCGCCGTGCCGACCTCACCCGGCGCGAACAGGAGGTCGCCGACGCCTTTGTCGCCGGACGCCTGCTTACCGGCGACGGGGGAGTCCTGGACGTGGCCCACGAGGCGCTGTTCCGCCAGTGGGCACCGCTGCGCCAAGCGGTCGTCGCCCGTACCGAGGACCTGCGCCGCCGAACCGAGCTGGAACGCTGGGCGCAGGACTGGGACCACGCGGAGCGCCAGAACGCCTACCTCCTCACCGGGGAGCGGCTGTCTTTCGCCCGGCGGTGGCTGGCGCAGTCCTCGCGGACGGTCGGCGCGCCGCCACTGGTCGAGGAGTTTGTGGACTGGTCGCTACGGGCGGACCGGACGACGATGGAACGTGCCGCGGACACGGCGGCCGTCCGGGCCCTCGAAAGCGTCGACACGGAGCCGGAGATCGCCGTGCTCGCCGCCCTTGCGGCAGTCGAATGCGCGGCCACACCCGGCGCGGTCCAGGCGCTGCACACGGCCCTGGGCGCCTCACGGCTGCGAGCCGTGCTGCGCGGCTTCGAACGCGGCGCGTCCGGGGTGGCCTGGTCGCCGGACGGGCTGCGGCTGGCCGTGTCCAGCGACGACGGCACCGTACGGGTGTGGCGTACGGACCGCGACGACCGACCGGTGGTGCTCGCGGGGGACGGCGCCTGGGTACAGGGGGTGGCTTGGTCCCCCGACGGACGCAGGCTTGCGGCCGGCTGCAGAGACACCACCATTCGCGTCTGGTCCTGCGACACCTGGGCCGAACTGGCCGTCTTGCGCCACCGGGAGGCGACCGGCGGCCGGGAGGAGGGGGTCGGCGGTGTCGCCTGGTCGCCTGACGGCAGCCGCCTCGCGTCGGTCGGCAGCGACTGCGCCGTGCGGATCTGGGACACCGACACCTACGCCGAATCCGCAGTGCTGTGCGGGCACCAGCGCATGGTCTGGAGCGTGACGTGGTCACCTGACGGGAAACACGTGGCCAGTGGCGGAGAAGACGGCACGATACGGGTCTGGGCCGCGGCCACCGCAGCCGTCGCCACCGTGCTCACCGACCACCACCACAACATCGAGTCGATCCGCTGGTCGCCGGACAGCCGCCGGCTCGCTTCGGCCTCCGGTGACCGGACCATACGGATCTGGGACACCGGCAGCTGGCAGGTGCAGAGGACGCTGCAGAGCCCGGAGGTCATCAACTCCCTTGCCTGGTCACCGGACGGCATGCGCCTGGCTGGTGGTGACGCGGACCGTACGGCCTGGATCTGGAGCCTCGATGGGACCGAAGGCGAGGTCCGGCTCACCGGGCACGCCGATACCATCTACGGCATCGCCTGGTCTCCCGACGGGAAGCGGCTGGCAACCGCTTCCCGCGATCGGACCGCGGCCGTGTGGCACGTCACCGAAACCACCACCGTCTTCAGCGGCCGCGAGGGCGCGGTACTGCGCGTCGCCTGGTCGCCCGACGGGACGTCCATCGCCTCCGTCTACCAGGACGGCTCCCTGAGTATCCGGGACTTCGCCTCCGGCCGTACGACCGGCGGGTGGCACGGCGGCGAAGTGTGCGATGCGGCCTGGTCCCCCGACGGCACCCGTCTGGTCATCGCGCTGCGCGACGGAGCGGCCGTCGTGCGGCGGGAGGACGGCAGCAATGATGACATCCACCTGGCCGGACACACCGAGGCACTGTCCCACGTCTCCTGGTCCCCTGACGGCACCCGCATCGCCACCGCATCCCGCGACGGCTCAGCCCGCGTCTGGGACGCCGCCACCGGCGCGACCGTCCACATCCTGCGGGGCCACGAGGACTGGATCGGCGGTACGGCCTGGTCACCGGAGAGCCGCTATCTCGCCACGTCCAGCACGGACCGCACCGCCATCGTCTGGGACACCACCGACGGCACTGCCGTCACCACCCTGCGCGGTCACCTGGACTACGTCTGGAAGGTCCACTGGTCACCAGACGGCCGCCGCCTCGTCACCGGATCCCGCGACCGCACGATCCGCCTGTGGGACCCCTTCGAAGGCACCGAACTCGCCGTCATGGCCGGCCACGAGGAGCGGGTTCAGGACGTTGCCTGGTCGCCCGACGGCACCTGCATCGCATCCGTGTCCCAGGACCGCACGGTCCGGCTGTGGGACCCGGACAGCGCCACCCAGACCGCGGTACTCGGCATCCACGCAGACCGGGTGAGCGGCCTCGCCTGGCACCCGGACGGCTCGCGGCTGGCGACCGCCTCCCGCGACCGCACCGTACGCGTCTGGACGATGGCCGACCACGACATCGACGGCCTTCTGCGCCGCGCCCGCCAGCGGGTCTTCCGGGAACTCAGCACCGAGGAGCGCCGCTCTTTCCTGCTGCCTGACAGGGACTGA
- a CDS encoding recombinase family protein, giving the protein MGSRVADRARGIGFQSLHESLDTTTPGGRLAFHVFAALAEFIRELIVQGTHEGLAAARARGERIGRPPAMTEEQVRHARGLLTDPENTITSIVKLLAVSRTTLYKYVPELAAGRDWLVAKARESLPAPC; this is encoded by the coding sequence GTGGGGTCAAGGGTCGCGGACCGAGCGCGCGGGATCGGCTTCCAGTCGCTGCACGAGTCCCTCGACACCACCACGCCCGGCGGCCGCCTGGCCTTCCACGTGTTCGCTGCGCTCGCGGAGTTCATCCGCGAGCTGATCGTGCAGGGCACTCACGAGGGCCTGGCGGCCGCGCGGGCTCGGGGCGAACGGATCGGCCGGCCACCCGCCATGACGGAGGAACAGGTCCGTCACGCCCGCGGTCTGCTGACCGATCCGGAGAACACGATCACCTCGATCGTCAAGCTGTTGGCCGTCTCCCGCACCACGCTGTACAAGTACGTGCCGGAGCTGGCAGCAGGGCGGGACTGGCTTGTAGCGAAAGCTCGCGAGAGTCTGCCCGCACCATGTTGA
- a CDS encoding glycosyltransferase, with translation MRVLLTTWGSRGDVEPLVALAVALQGLGAEALVCAPPDEEFATLLDRAGVPLAPIGPTVRSVTAGAKPPTAEDAVRLASELVTAGFDTLPAAGQGCDVLLANGMMAAAGVRGAADRLGIPYVYACYHVRGLPPRKIPPEASGQSGPDAADKAHWEQGQKATAMFADALNGHRAGVGLPPVDDFLDYVYTARPWLAADASLCPAPLDRTDVDVVQTGAWALPDDRPLPRELEAFLDAGKPPVYVGFGSMATSSPNETARVAIEAGRAQGRRIILARGWAELAPIDDADDCFVVGEVNQQALFPRVAAVVHHGGAGTTTTASRSGTSQVVVPQIGDQPSWAARVAELGIGVAHQGPTPTLDSLTAALATALDPQTRTRARAVADTMRTDGATVAAKLLLDAVSPQSPATVPR, from the coding sequence GTGCGTGTGCTGTTGACGACGTGGGGATCGCGCGGGGACGTCGAGCCGTTGGTTGCGCTCGCGGTGGCGTTGCAGGGGCTCGGCGCGGAGGCGCTGGTGTGCGCGCCTCCGGACGAGGAGTTCGCGACGCTGCTGGATCGTGCCGGGGTGCCGCTGGCGCCGATCGGCCCGACCGTGCGCTCGGTGACCGCGGGCGCGAAGCCGCCGACGGCGGAAGACGCGGTCCGGCTCGCTTCCGAGCTGGTCACCGCGGGCTTCGACACGCTCCCAGCGGCGGGCCAGGGGTGTGACGTGCTGCTGGCGAACGGCATGATGGCGGCCGCTGGCGTACGGGGAGCGGCCGACCGACTCGGCATCCCCTACGTCTACGCGTGCTACCACGTGCGCGGACTGCCGCCACGGAAGATCCCCCCGGAGGCGAGCGGGCAGTCCGGGCCGGACGCGGCCGACAAGGCTCACTGGGAGCAGGGCCAGAAGGCGACCGCGATGTTCGCCGATGCGCTCAACGGCCATCGGGCGGGGGTCGGTCTGCCGCCGGTAGATGACTTCCTCGACTACGTCTACACCGCCCGGCCGTGGCTGGCCGCGGACGCGAGTCTGTGTCCGGCGCCGCTGGACAGGACGGATGTCGACGTCGTGCAGACCGGGGCATGGGCCCTGCCCGATGACCGTCCGCTACCGCGAGAGCTTGAGGCGTTCCTGGACGCCGGCAAGCCGCCGGTGTACGTGGGCTTCGGCAGTATGGCCACGTCCTCCCCCAACGAGACCGCCAGGGTGGCCATCGAGGCCGGCCGCGCCCAGGGCCGCCGGATCATCCTCGCCCGCGGCTGGGCCGAACTGGCCCCGATCGACGACGCCGACGACTGCTTCGTGGTCGGCGAGGTCAACCAGCAGGCACTGTTCCCTCGGGTGGCCGCCGTCGTGCACCACGGCGGCGCGGGCACCACGACGACAGCCTCCCGATCCGGCACGTCCCAGGTTGTGGTGCCCCAGATCGGTGACCAGCCGTCATGGGCCGCCCGCGTGGCCGAACTGGGCATCGGCGTGGCACACCAGGGCCCGACACCGACCCTCGACTCCCTGACCGCCGCACTCGCCACCGCCCTGGACCCCCAGACCCGAACCCGAGCCAGGGCCGTGGCCGACACGATGCGCACCGACGGAGCCACGGTCGCCGCGAAACTGCTCCTCGACGCAGTCAGCCCGCAATCGCCCGCCACCGTGCCACGATGA
- a CDS encoding ABC transporter permease, translating to MSSLSLAVRDSSTMLRRNLLHARRYPSLTLNLLLTPIMLLLLFVYIFGDVMSAGIGGTGADRSVYIAYIVPGLLLMTIGSTTIGTAVSVSNDMTEGIIARFRTMAIHRGSVLIGHVIGSVLQCIASVVLVSAVAVAIGFRSTDATALEWIAAFGLLVLFATALTWIAVGMGLISPNAEAASNNAMPLILLPLLSSAFIPTDTMPGWFQPIAEYQPFTPAIETLRGLLLGTEIGNNGWLTIAWSLGLTILGYYWSKAKFNDDPK from the coding sequence ATGAGCTCTCTGTCCCTCGCCGTGCGCGACTCGTCCACCATGCTGCGCCGCAACCTGCTGCACGCCCGGCGCTACCCCTCGCTCACCCTCAACCTGCTGCTCACCCCGATCATGCTGCTCCTGCTCTTCGTCTACATCTTCGGCGACGTGATGAGCGCGGGCATCGGCGGCACCGGCGCCGACCGCTCCGTCTACATCGCCTACATCGTCCCCGGCCTGCTCCTGATGACGATCGGCTCCACCACCATCGGAACCGCCGTCTCCGTCTCCAACGACATGACCGAAGGGATCATCGCCCGCTTCCGCACCATGGCCATCCACCGCGGCTCCGTCCTCATCGGGCACGTCATCGGAAGCGTGCTGCAATGCATCGCGAGCGTGGTGCTGGTGAGTGCTGTCGCCGTGGCGATCGGGTTCCGCTCCACGGACGCCACCGCCCTTGAATGGATCGCCGCGTTCGGGCTACTCGTGCTGTTCGCGACGGCGCTCACCTGGATCGCGGTCGGTATGGGACTGATCAGCCCGAACGCCGAGGCTGCCAGCAACAACGCCATGCCCCTGATCCTGCTGCCCCTGCTGTCCAGCGCCTTCATCCCCACCGACACCATGCCCGGCTGGTTCCAGCCCATCGCCGAGTACCAGCCCTTCACCCCCGCCATCGAGACCCTCCGCGGTCTCCTCCTCGGCACCGAGATCGGCAACAACGGGTGGCTCACCATCGCCTGGAGCCTCGGCCTGACCATCCTCGGCTACTACTGGTCCAAGGCGAAGTTCAACGACGACCCGAAGTAG